From Verrucomicrobia bacterium S94, the proteins below share one genomic window:
- a CDS encoding PAS domain S-box protein encodes MKVITKLLIWIVIAASMVTAAALVYLELPRAPAEVELTRQEFLWLKKHGDHIRYAPLPDSPPLDYIDANGEHQGLTSDYIREIERRIGVDFIEVRCSSWKEIIEKLKNREIDMVGSIQNTRERREFLRFTAPYQSVENVILTRKTRKGRFSLDTLQNMSIAVVDGSATFDYIREKHPEYQLIPVSNAPIGFRMVSFNEVDAMVADIGVASYTMEQLGISNLRVAGNIDYPWTLCMASRRDWPRLNSILNKALATIDAAQRETIKKRWITLDDHVHFSRDFYLKIIGGALMITLLVIGSIIFRNRTLRKEVTRHSTELGQVRQRHEQTSRALGESEERFRMLVESSNDIIWEMDLYGAYLYVSPKVRDILGYTPAELQGRNSLSLMIQPDSARNMEALRTRTVHSIIDCEVNTYLHKDGHRVMLESSGRAFADANGQLAGFRGVSRDITERIKNENALRQSEERFRNLVETTSDWIWEIDTEGRYQYASPQAAELLGYTADELLGQHFTNLMSPEDSLKITARFEEALARGASAHSLITTNRHKDGRTVMLETSAVPFYDGDWKILGYRGISRDITDRVKAEKQLEFERNLFRSFMQHAPDLIYFKDTEGRFIEVNAAKAEELRLAPEDLIGRTDFDYFPEEQARIRFEDEQEVMRTREPIQKEEMATTADGDRWYLTTKVPRYDEEGKVIGTFGTSWNITYRKLAEEQLRQLRALLSNTIDSMPSVLIGVDAIGRVMQWNRQAVEQTGLLPIDTLGAPLHKVYPELSKEMTKVERAIRERRTQKEERIPVQRGGRTRYQDITVYPLLEGREEGAVIRVDDVTDRVMIEDSIRNIVEGVSAVGRSFFSSMVDQLAKTLGADLTYISEFIDDSRETMRTIAVSVAGESGGNFDYELQGTPCEAVLRGDHCVHFTEAPDMFPKIKLLQDMGIRSFIGIPLMDSENRALGVMVALYRKPVEQVDFATSILQVFAGRTAAELERLQATKELVALRNLLENIINSMPSIIIGIDSEGHVMQWNAQAEKLTGIDAEQAHDQPILHVFPDLGNDMNAVFKAMHQQDIQRHEHVHCTIQGEQRIIDVTVYPITSDGSEGAVIRIDDVTDRVRIEEMMVQSEKMMSVGGLAAGMAHEINNPLAGILQNLQVMKNRVSDATERNTEAAAKAGTSFEAIHTYMEERGILQMMDSVSEAGRRAAKIVDNMLSFSRKDEAHFLPNDLVSIIERSIELASNDYNLKKRFDFRHISIVREYENVPEIACEGSQIQQVLLNLLSNSAQAMAANEQQQNPQIIIRLKLEDEMVLIEVEDNGPGMDAETRKRVFEPFFTTKDVGHGTGLGLSVSYFIITENHGGTMNLVSAPGMGARFSIRIPYEHRKERWGLRL; translated from the coding sequence ATGAAAGTAATCACAAAGCTCCTGATCTGGATAGTCATCGCGGCATCAATGGTTACGGCGGCGGCCTTGGTTTATCTGGAACTTCCGCGAGCACCGGCCGAAGTGGAGCTGACCCGTCAGGAATTTCTGTGGCTGAAAAAACACGGAGACCATATCCGCTATGCCCCCCTGCCCGACTCCCCGCCGCTGGACTACATTGATGCAAACGGTGAACATCAGGGGCTGACCTCGGACTATATCCGCGAAATTGAGCGAAGAATCGGAGTAGACTTCATTGAAGTGCGGTGCAGCAGCTGGAAAGAGATCATCGAAAAACTCAAAAACCGCGAAATTGATATGGTCGGTTCCATTCAGAACACCCGTGAACGCCGGGAGTTTCTCCGCTTCACAGCACCCTACCAGAGTGTAGAAAATGTGATCCTCACGCGCAAAACCCGGAAAGGCCGCTTTTCACTCGATACCCTGCAGAATATGAGTATTGCCGTGGTCGACGGCTCCGCCACGTTTGACTACATCCGTGAAAAACATCCGGAATACCAGCTGATTCCAGTGAGTAATGCGCCCATCGGTTTCCGCATGGTTTCCTTTAACGAGGTCGATGCCATGGTGGCGGACATTGGCGTGGCTTCATACACCATGGAGCAGCTGGGCATTTCGAACCTGCGGGTGGCCGGAAATATTGATTATCCCTGGACTCTCTGCATGGCCTCGCGCAGGGACTGGCCGCGGCTCAACAGCATCCTGAACAAAGCGCTGGCCACCATCGATGCCGCGCAGCGCGAAACCATCAAAAAACGGTGGATCACGCTGGACGACCACGTGCATTTTTCACGGGATTTCTACCTTAAAATAATCGGCGGTGCACTGATGATTACGTTGCTGGTTATCGGCTCCATTATATTCCGGAACCGGACACTCCGCAAAGAGGTGACCCGGCATTCGACGGAACTCGGCCAGGTACGGCAACGCCACGAACAGACCTCGCGGGCGCTGGGCGAAAGTGAAGAGCGCTTCCGGATGCTGGTGGAATCGTCCAACGACATCATCTGGGAGATGGATCTCTACGGGGCCTACCTTTATGTCAGTCCGAAAGTCAGAGATATCCTGGGTTATACGCCGGCAGAGCTGCAGGGCCGGAACTCACTTTCCCTAATGATCCAGCCGGATTCCGCCCGCAATATGGAAGCGCTGCGGACCCGTACAGTGCATTCGATCATTGATTGCGAAGTGAATACCTATCTGCATAAAGACGGACATCGCGTGATGCTCGAATCCAGCGGCCGCGCCTTTGCCGATGCCAACGGACAACTCGCCGGATTCCGGGGCGTTTCCCGCGATATCACCGAACGAATCAAAAACGAAAATGCACTCCGTCAGAGTGAGGAACGGTTCAGGAATCTGGTGGAGACCACATCGGACTGGATCTGGGAAATTGATACCGAAGGCCGCTACCAGTATGCCAGCCCGCAGGCCGCAGAGCTGCTCGGCTATACCGCCGATGAACTGCTCGGACAGCATTTCACCAACCTGATGTCGCCGGAGGACAGTCTCAAAATCACCGCCCGGTTTGAGGAGGCCCTGGCCCGGGGAGCTTCGGCACATTCTTTGATCACCACAAACCGTCACAAGGATGGACGGACAGTCATGCTGGAAACCAGTGCCGTTCCTTTTTATGACGGTGATTGGAAGATTCTGGGCTACCGCGGCATCAGCCGCGATATCACCGACCGCGTGAAGGCGGAAAAACAGCTTGAATTTGAACGCAATCTGTTCCGATCCTTTATGCAGCATGCCCCGGATCTCATCTATTTTAAGGACACTGAAGGCCGCTTTATTGAAGTGAATGCTGCAAAAGCGGAAGAGCTTCGCCTTGCGCCGGAGGATTTGATCGGGCGGACTGACTTCGACTATTTCCCGGAAGAGCAGGCCCGTATCCGTTTCGAAGATGAACAGGAAGTGATGCGTACCCGGGAACCGATTCAGAAAGAGGAAATGGCCACCACGGCCGATGGCGATCGCTGGTATCTGACCACGAAAGTTCCCCGTTATGATGAGGAGGGCAAGGTAATCGGCACCTTCGGTACTTCATGGAATATCACCTATCGTAAATTAGCGGAAGAACAGCTGCGGCAGCTGCGGGCACTGCTGAGTAATACCATTGATTCCATGCCGTCTGTTCTGATCGGCGTTGATGCCATCGGTCGGGTCATGCAATGGAACCGCCAGGCTGTGGAACAGACCGGACTGCTGCCGATCGATACCCTCGGCGCACCGCTGCACAAGGTTTATCCGGAACTCAGCAAAGAGATGACCAAAGTGGAACGGGCGATCCGCGAGCGCAGAACCCAGAAGGAAGAACGCATTCCGGTACAGCGCGGCGGCCGAACGCGTTATCAGGACATCACCGTATATCCGTTGCTTGAAGGCCGCGAAGAGGGCGCGGTGATCCGGGTGGACGATGTTACCGACCGTGTGATGATCGAAGACAGCATCCGTAACATTGTTGAAGGTGTTTCCGCAGTAGGCCGGAGTTTCTTCAGTTCAATGGTGGACCAGCTGGCCAAAACCCTGGGTGCTGATCTGACCTACATCAGTGAATTCATCGATGATTCCCGGGAAACCATGCGCACCATCGCGGTTTCTGTTGCTGGTGAATCGGGGGGAAATTTCGACTATGAACTTCAGGGCACTCCATGCGAAGCGGTACTCCGGGGCGATCACTGCGTCCACTTTACCGAAGCCCCCGATATGTTCCCGAAGATCAAACTCCTGCAGGACATGGGCATCCGGAGTTTCATCGGCATTCCGCTGATGGATTCCGAAAATCGGGCACTCGGGGTCATGGTGGCGCTTTACCGGAAACCGGTTGAGCAGGTTGATTTTGCCACCTCGATTCTTCAGGTATTTGCCGGCCGTACAGCGGCGGAACTTGAGCGGCTTCAGGCGACCAAAGAGCTGGTTGCCCTGCGCAACCTGCTTGAAAACATCATTAATTCCATGCCGTCCATCATCATCGGCATCGACTCGGAAGGCCATGTGATGCAATGGAATGCACAGGCTGAAAAACTGACCGGCATCGATGCGGAGCAGGCGCATGACCAGCCGATTCTTCATGTTTTTCCTGACCTTGGAAATGATATGAATGCGGTATTTAAAGCCATGCATCAGCAGGATATTCAGCGGCATGAACATGTGCACTGCACTATTCAGGGAGAACAGCGCATTATTGATGTAACAGTGTACCCGATTACCTCCGACGGCTCCGAAGGCGCTGTGATCCGGATCGACGATGTTACCGACCGCGTACGGATTGAGGAGATGATGGTGCAGTCGGAGAAAATGATGTCCGTCGGCGGGCTCGCCGCCGGTATGGCCCACGAAATCAACAACCCCCTGGCCGGAATTCTGCAGAATCTGCAGGTAATGAAAAACCGTGTCTCGGATGCAACCGAACGCAATACCGAGGCCGCCGCGAAAGCCGGCACATCGTTCGAAGCCATCCACACCTATATGGAGGAGCGGGGTATTCTGCAGATGATGGACAGCGTGTCCGAGGCCGGGCGGCGGGCTGCTAAAATTGTGGACAACATGCTCAGTTTCAGCCGCAAGGATGAGGCCCATTTCCTCCCGAATGATCTGGTGAGTATTATTGAACGCAGCATTGAACTGGCTTCCAACGATTATAACCTTAAAAAACGGTTCGATTTCCGCCACATCAGCATTGTCCGCGAATATGAAAACGTTCCTGAAATTGCATGTGAAGGCAGTCAGATTCAGCAGGTACTGCTGAATCTGCTGAGCAACAGCGCCCAGGCTATGGCCGCAAATGAGCAGCAGCAAAATCCACAGATCATTATCCGCCTGAAACTCGAGGATGAAATGGTGCTCATTGAAGTGGAGGACAACGGCCCCGGCATGGATGCCGAAACACGGAAACGTGTGTTTGAACCGTTTTTCACCACCAAGGATGTCGGACACGGAACCGGACTGGGCCTTTCCGTGTCATATTTCATCATCACCGAAAATCATGGCGGAACCATGAATCTGGTGTCCGCCCCGGGCATGGGTGCACGTTTCAGCATACGAATCCCCTATGAACACCGTAAGGAACGGTGGGGATTGCGGCTTTAA
- a CDS encoding Hpt domain-containing protein — MKAPVDVHTMMNQPFNENSNSTGNRMTDDPLSRIEGLDFTRGLYLAAGKRELYAAILTAFLKNNADVVERVREACAVHDMKTATRLVHSLKGAAGTIGAVRLQETSLAAERALSEGEAQAAETEIREIERQMMPLLSQLREALL, encoded by the coding sequence GTGAAGGCTCCGGTGGATGTGCACACTATGATGAATCAGCCGTTTAATGAAAACTCCAACAGTACCGGAAACCGGATGACTGATGATCCGCTGTCCCGGATTGAAGGTCTGGATTTTACCCGGGGGCTTTATCTGGCCGCAGGCAAACGGGAACTCTATGCGGCGATTCTTACGGCATTTCTGAAAAACAACGCTGATGTGGTCGAGCGGGTGCGTGAGGCATGTGCTGTCCATGATATGAAAACCGCAACCCGGCTGGTCCATTCGCTGAAAGGTGCCGCCGGAACGATCGGTGCGGTCCGTTTGCAGGAGACGTCGCTGGCTGCAGAACGGGCATTATCCGAGGGGGAAGCGCAGGCCGCTGAAACGGAAATCCGGGAAATTGAACGACAGATGATGCCTCTGCTTTCCCAGCTGCGTGAAGCGTTGCTCTGA
- a CDS encoding response regulator transcription factor, with amino-acid sequence MKCLLIEDEAVALVQLKGLLQEIGNIEVIGEAADVEDGVQLIRDHPEADLLILDVELADGTCFDIISRFNQLPKLLFITGHEKYALSAFEVNALDYIQKPISIERLRLALDRLEAPPADETEKLPALKKDDLVVICRNKYRYFIRVSEIRAILSDENYTHIICSLEKRFVMKKTMTAWEQQLPPDLFARISRQQLINIDSLDRLEVRERKALLWLRGIAEPLPIKNSAVKNLQKLVQPI; translated from the coding sequence GTGAAATGTTTACTGATAGAAGACGAAGCGGTCGCACTGGTTCAGCTCAAAGGGCTCCTCCAGGAGATCGGAAATATCGAAGTGATCGGCGAAGCCGCTGATGTCGAGGATGGCGTACAGCTGATCCGCGACCATCCGGAGGCCGACCTGCTTATTCTCGATGTGGAACTGGCCGACGGCACCTGCTTCGATATCATCAGCCGCTTTAATCAGCTTCCGAAACTGCTCTTTATCACCGGACACGAAAAATATGCCCTGAGCGCTTTCGAAGTCAATGCACTGGACTATATCCAGAAACCCATCTCCATCGAACGGCTGCGACTGGCCCTCGACCGGCTGGAAGCTCCTCCGGCCGACGAAACCGAAAAACTGCCGGCCTTGAAAAAAGATGATCTGGTGGTGATCTGCCGGAATAAATACCGCTATTTTATCCGCGTTTCAGAAATCCGCGCCATTCTGAGTGACGAAAACTACACCCACATCATCTGCTCCCTTGAAAAACGGTTTGTCATGAAAAAAACCATGACCGCATGGGAGCAGCAATTGCCACCCGACCTTTTTGCCCGGATAAGCCGCCAGCAGTTGATCAATATTGACAGCCTTGACCGGCTGGAGGTCAGAGAACGCAAAGCTCTGCTCTGGCTCAGGGGCATTGCCGAACCGCTGCCGATCAAAAACAGTGCGGTGAAAAATCTGCAGAAACTGGTTCAACCCATTTAA
- a CDS encoding glycosyltransferase family 1 protein: protein MNIGFSTFVLAGGRSGISTYIRELIRFLQLSDTENRYELLMSRKDEDLIPLTNPHFTKRIFSSYTERALLNIIWHNTALPRIGKYDVVHIPTARRIPLLKKSRVVATVHDLAAFAIDGKYDPARMLFNRKLIPAMIRNADHVITVSESTKNDLIRYVRYPAEKISVIYPGINLDFLQPLDKQEARERLELLHGFEKPFFIYVSRLEHPGKNHIRLIEAFERFKLENDSAHQLILAGADWTGAGTIKNRAAESPVKDDILFAGYVPIKSLTLLYSACDLMIFPSLFEGFGLPIIEALACGAPVICSNTSSMKELAGDLIPTFDPESPESIFHTLENTLSKDWTEQKRAEGMAYAKTFDWRTTAERVVEIYRSVY, encoded by the coding sequence ATGAATATTGGATTTTCCACTTTCGTTCTGGCCGGAGGCAGATCCGGAATTTCAACCTATATCCGCGAGCTGATCCGCTTTCTGCAGTTGTCGGATACGGAAAACCGGTATGAACTGCTGATGTCGCGAAAAGATGAAGATCTGATACCGCTTACCAACCCCCATTTCACCAAGCGGATCTTTTCTTCGTATACGGAACGGGCGCTGCTGAATATCATCTGGCACAATACCGCGCTTCCCCGCATTGGAAAATATGATGTTGTGCATATTCCGACGGCCCGGCGCATTCCCCTGCTGAAAAAAAGCCGCGTGGTGGCCACGGTACATGACCTGGCGGCTTTTGCCATTGACGGAAAATACGATCCCGCACGCATGCTCTTCAACCGGAAACTGATTCCGGCGATGATCCGTAATGCCGACCACGTGATTACGGTCAGTGAATCCACTAAAAACGATCTCATACGGTACGTCCGCTATCCCGCCGAAAAAATCTCCGTAATTTATCCCGGGATCAACCTCGATTTTCTCCAGCCGCTTGACAAACAGGAGGCTCGCGAACGTCTCGAACTGCTGCACGGTTTTGAAAAACCGTTTTTCATATATGTTTCCCGCCTGGAGCATCCGGGTAAAAACCATATCCGGCTGATTGAAGCCTTCGAGCGCTTCAAACTGGAAAACGACAGTGCGCACCAACTGATTCTGGCGGGAGCCGACTGGACCGGCGCCGGCACAATCAAAAACCGGGCTGCGGAAAGTCCGGTGAAAGACGATATTCTGTTTGCGGGCTATGTGCCGATTAAATCGCTGACGCTGCTCTATTCCGCCTGCGACCTGATGATTTTTCCTTCGCTGTTTGAAGGTTTCGGCCTGCCGATTATTGAAGCCCTTGCGTGCGGAGCTCCGGTGATCTGTTCAAACACATCCTCCATGAAAGAACTGGCCGGGGATCTCATCCCGACCTTTGACCCCGAGAGCCCGGAGTCGATTTTCCATACCCTGGAAAATACACTTTCCAAAGACTGGACAGAGCAGAAACGGGCCGAAGGCATGGCCTATGCGAAAACCTTTGACTGGCGGACGACGGCGGAACGGGTTGTGGAGATTTACAGGTCGGTCTACTGA
- a CDS encoding ankyrin repeat domain-containing protein: MCPELIKKRIVSGLIGCAAVLTVAVAAYFHFSTGADAAEFNSGWRAGVIVVGGLSALLLVGLLGAYFFAYRWLGISRTHWRRGRAMTLLDGAAGHQPRGESWFFLSVNECLYLISVLAVVSVTAGFIHHLHTPSAFACVEHGTVQELKDVLGRYPEQLNGRNRRGATLLIQAIRSGRQDMVDFLLIRRPDVNTADRDGKSALMYAVGEPDLVERLLEAGASPNAVDNAGNTPLLLAVQERAERSCALLLCYGADPESADSAGDTPLHTAARYNHPAAARLLLQAGSDPARLSQQGWSPLHLAVLCGSTEVVEFFLKEGVDVNLVNARKQTPLNCAVHSNNAALVKLLLDHGADIGALDQRNNTVLHEALLDDHRELVDLLIQYGADPDARNSAGISPRLLLEEQYNDVVENTVTLVEMENG, translated from the coding sequence ATGTGTCCGGAATTAATTAAAAAGCGAATTGTTTCAGGACTTATCGGCTGTGCAGCGGTGCTGACTGTTGCCGTTGCCGCATATTTTCATTTCAGTACCGGAGCGGATGCCGCCGAATTCAACAGTGGCTGGCGTGCAGGAGTGATCGTGGTTGGCGGGCTGTCGGCATTGCTGTTGGTCGGCCTGCTCGGAGCATATTTCTTTGCCTATCGCTGGCTGGGCATCAGCCGGACACATTGGCGCCGTGGCCGGGCGATGACCCTGCTGGATGGTGCAGCCGGTCATCAGCCGCGTGGCGAATCCTGGTTTTTTCTCAGTGTGAATGAATGCCTGTATCTCATCTCTGTTCTGGCGGTGGTGTCTGTAACAGCAGGATTCATTCATCATTTACACACCCCGTCGGCATTTGCCTGTGTCGAACATGGAACGGTGCAGGAGCTGAAGGATGTACTGGGCCGCTATCCGGAACAGTTGAACGGAAGAAACCGCCGGGGAGCAACACTGCTGATTCAGGCGATCCGTAGCGGGCGGCAGGATATGGTGGATTTTCTGCTGATTCGCAGGCCGGATGTAAATACCGCTGATCGTGACGGGAAAAGCGCTCTGATGTATGCCGTCGGAGAACCGGATCTGGTTGAGCGGTTACTGGAAGCCGGGGCTTCTCCGAATGCGGTGGATAACGCCGGAAATACGCCGCTGCTTTTGGCGGTACAGGAGAGGGCCGAGAGAAGCTGTGCGCTGCTGCTGTGTTATGGGGCTGATCCGGAATCCGCAGATTCCGCAGGCGATACGCCGCTGCATACAGCGGCCCGCTATAATCATCCGGCTGCAGCCCGGCTGCTGTTACAGGCCGGAAGTGATCCCGCCAGATTATCTCAGCAGGGCTGGTCTCCTCTTCATCTGGCGGTCCTATGCGGCTCAACCGAAGTCGTGGAATTTTTTCTGAAAGAAGGTGTCGATGTGAATCTGGTTAATGCGCGGAAACAGACTCCGCTTAACTGCGCGGTTCACAGTAACAATGCCGCTCTGGTTAAACTGCTGCTGGATCACGGAGCCGACATCGGGGCATTGGATCAGCGGAATAATACGGTGCTGCATGAAGCGCTGCTGGATGATCATCGCGAGCTGGTGGACCTGTTGATCCAGTACGGGGCGGATCCGGATGCGAGAAACAGCGCGGGGATCAGCCCGAGGCTGCTTTTGGAAGAGCAGTATAATGATGTTGTTGAAAACACGGTTACTCTGGTGGAGATGGAAAATGGCTAA
- a CDS encoding response regulator has protein sequence MSDYSSIRVLVIDDEPAICTSLTAFLEDYGFRASAAESAEEALELMENNVYDVCIVDMRLPGMSGEDLIIAARKRYPEQRHIIYTGSISYNLSEQLKELGMRPEHVFLKPVRVLSLLVKCIKELAAEKLNI, from the coding sequence ATGTCGGACTACTCTTCTATTCGTGTTTTGGTTATTGATGACGAGCCCGCCATCTGTACGAGCCTTACAGCTTTTCTTGAGGATTACGGTTTCCGCGCATCCGCGGCAGAAAGTGCGGAGGAGGCGCTGGAACTGATGGAAAACAATGTCTATGATGTCTGCATCGTTGATATGCGCCTGCCGGGAATGAGCGGCGAAGATCTGATTATTGCCGCCCGCAAACGCTACCCGGAACAGCGTCACATCATTTACACCGGCTCGATCTCTTATAATCTTTCAGAACAGCTCAAAGAACTGGGCATGCGCCCCGAGCATGTATTCCTCAAACCGGTCCGCGTCCTGTCGCTGCTCGTTAAATGCATTAAAGAACTGGCGGCCGAAAAACTGAACATATGA
- a CDS encoding galactose mutarotase — protein sequence MTITTAHFGTTREGQEVTAFTLEHGSVKARIMNYGATILSIECPDRDGNPADVVCGFDSLGEYQSDINPYFGACCGRYANRIAQGSFTLDGKEYALTVNNPPNALHGGLAGFDKKVWDAEIVGDAVRMTLVSPDGEEGYPGTLTVHLTYSLSAAGELRLDYEASTDKKTVLNLTNHSYFNLGGHNSGSVHDQMIRIHADHYTEVDDNATPTGRILPVAGTEMDLTVPTPIGKRIAEVQGRGYDHNYCINQSEAGALTLAAEVTDPRSGRRMECWTTEPGVQFYAANYVENVPGKGGAVYNIQESFCLEAQHWPDSPNHPEFPSTELAPGEVYQQTSIYKFGLE from the coding sequence ATGACAATCACAACAGCACATTTCGGAACAACCCGCGAGGGGCAGGAAGTCACTGCATTCACCCTTGAACACGGCTCCGTTAAAGCCAGAATCATGAACTACGGGGCCACCATTCTCTCCATTGAATGTCCGGACCGCGACGGAAATCCGGCGGATGTAGTATGCGGTTTCGATTCGCTGGGCGAATATCAGAGCGATATCAACCCCTATTTCGGCGCCTGCTGCGGCCGCTATGCAAACCGTATTGCACAGGGCAGTTTCACGCTGGACGGCAAAGAATATGCCCTCACCGTCAATAATCCTCCGAACGCACTGCACGGCGGCCTCGCTGGATTCGATAAAAAAGTCTGGGACGCGGAAATCGTCGGCGATGCCGTCAGAATGACACTCGTCAGTCCCGACGGTGAAGAAGGTTATCCCGGAACACTGACGGTTCATCTGACCTACAGCCTGAGCGCAGCCGGAGAACTCCGGCTCGACTATGAGGCTTCCACCGACAAAAAAACCGTTCTGAACCTCACCAACCACAGCTATTTCAACCTCGGCGGCCACAACAGCGGCTCAGTTCATGATCAGATGATCCGAATCCATGCCGATCATTATACCGAAGTGGACGACAACGCCACGCCCACCGGAAGAATCCTTCCTGTGGCCGGAACCGAAATGGATCTGACCGTACCGACTCCGATCGGGAAAAGAATTGCCGAAGTACAGGGCCGCGGTTACGACCACAATTACTGTATCAATCAGTCTGAAGCCGGAGCACTCACCCTGGCGGCAGAGGTCACCGATCCGCGCAGCGGCCGGCGCATGGAATGCTGGACCACCGAACCCGGCGTGCAGTTTTATGCCGCTAACTATGTCGAAAATGTGCCCGGCAAAGGCGGTGCCGTTTATAATATTCAGGAAAGCTTCTGCCTGGAGGCCCAGCATTGGCCCGACAGCCCGAATCATCCGGAATTCCCCTCCACGGAACTCGCTCCCGGAGAAGTCTACCAACAGACCAGTATCTATAAATTCGGTCTCGAATAA